A genomic window from Camelina sativa cultivar DH55 chromosome 2, Cs, whole genome shotgun sequence includes:
- the LOC104740534 gene encoding two-component response regulator ARR6: MAEVLLPRKMEMANDPSKFGSPDLLHVLAVDDSHVDRKFIERLLRVSSCKVTVVDSATRALQYLGLDVEDKSVGFEDLKVNLIMTDYSMPGMTGYELLKKIKESSAFREVPVVIMSSENILPRIDRCLEEGAEDFLLKPVKLSDVKRLRDSLMKVEDLSFTKSTQKRELETENVYSFDSPVQSQLKRTKI; this comes from the exons atggcTGAAGTTTTGCTACCAAGGAAGATGGAGATGGCCAACGATCCTTCAAAGTTTGGATCACCGGATCTTCTTCATGTTCTTGCCGTCGACGACAGTCACGTTGATCGGAAATTCATCGAGCGTTTACTCAGAGTCTCTTCTTGCAAAg TAACTGTTGTCGATAGTGCGACAAGAGCTCTCCAATACCTTGGATTGGATGTTGAGGACAAATCCGTGGGATTTGAG gatTTGAAGGTTAACTTAATAATGACGGATTACTCTATGCCCGGTATGACTGGATATGAACTCttgaagaagatcaaa GAATCATCAGCTTTTAGAGAAGTACCGGTGGTGATTATGTCCTCAGAGAATATTTTGCCTCGTATTGATAG ATGTCTTGAAGAAGGGGCTGAGGATTTCTTACTGAAGCCTGTGAAACTCTCTGATGTAAAAAGATTAAGAGATTCTCTAATGAAAGTTGAAGATTTATCTTTCACAAAGAGTACTCAGAAGAGAGAGCTAGAAACCGAGAATGTCTACTCTTTCGATTCACCTGTTCAATCACAGCTCAAACGCACAAAGATCTGA
- the LOC104740500 gene encoding nucleobase-ascorbate transporter 6 isoform X2, whose protein sequence is MAGGGAPAPKADEPQPHPPKDQLPNISYCITSPPPWPEAILLGFQHYLVMLGTTVLIPTALVPQMGGGYEEKAKVIQTILFVAGINTLLQTLFGTRLPAVIGASYTFVPTTISIILSGRFSDTSNPIERFERIMRATQGALIVASTLQMILGFSGLWRNVVRFLSPISAVPLVGLVGFGLYEFGFPGVAKCIEIGLPELLILVFVSQYLPHVIKSGKNVFDRFAVIFAVVIVWIYAHLLTVGGAYNGAAPTTQTSCRTDRAGIIGAAPWIRVPWPFQWGAPSFDAGEAFAMMMASFVALVESTGAFVSVSRYASATMLPPSILSRGVGWQGVAILISGLFGTGAGSSVSVENAGLLALTRVGSRRVVQIAAGFMIFFSILGKFGAVFASIPAPIIAALYCLFFAYVGAGGLSFLQFCNLNSFRTKFILGFSVFLGLSIPQYFNEYTAIKGYGPVHTGARWFNDMVNVPFSSEPFVAGSVAFFLDNTLHKKDSSIRKDRGKHWWDKFRSFKGDTRSEEFYSLPFNLNKYFPSV, encoded by the exons ATGGCAGGGGGTGGAGCTCCAGCGCCCAAAGCAGATGAACCTCAACCTCATCCTCCTAAAGATCAACTTCCCAACATTTCTTACTGTATCACCAGTCCTCCCCCTTGGC CTGAAGCTATTCTTCTTGGATTTCAACATTACCTTGTGATGCTTGGCACAACAGTGCTCATACCTACTGCTCTTGTTCCTCAGATGGGAGGTGGATAC GAAGAGAAGGCAAAGGTGATCCAGACTATTCTCTTTGTTGCTGGAATCAACACACTGCTCCAAACGCTGTTCGGGACTAGGTTGCCTGCTGTTATTGGAGCTTCCTACACCTTTGTACCGACGACAATATCCATCATCCTCTCTGGTAGATTCAGTGATACCTCAAATCCTATTGAG aGATTTGAGAGGATAATGCGGGCAACCCAAGGCGCCTTGATTGTTGCTTCTACCCTTCAGATGATTCTTGGTTTCAGTGGTCTCTGGCGTAATGTTGTTAG GTTCTTAAGTCCTATTTCAGCTGTTCCCCTGGTGGGTCTCGTTGGTTTTGGGCTGTATGAGTTTGGTTTCCCTGGG GTTGCTAAATGCATAGAGATTGGACTGCCTGAGCTTCTTATTCTAGTATTCGTTTCACAG TACCTGCCTCATGTGATCAAATCAGGGAAAAATGTGTTTGACCGGTTTGCTGTGATATTCGCGGTGGTGATTGTGTGGATCTATGCTCATCTTCTTACAGTTGGTGGGGCTTACAATGGTGCTGCAC CAACTACACAAACAAGTTGCAGGACAGATCGTGCTGGAATCATAGGTGCTGCCCCATG gATAAGAGTTCCATGGCCTTTCCAGTGGGGTGCCCCGTCGTTTGATGCTGGAGAAGCTTTCGCAATGATGATGGCTTCTTTTGTTGCTCTAGTTGAG TCAACCGGTGCTTTTGTCTCTGTCTCTCGATACGCAAGTGCAACGATGTTGCCACCATCTATTCTCAGCCGCGGTGTTGGCTGGCAG GGAGTTGCGATTCTAATATCAGGGTTGTTTGGTACTGGAGCTGGTTCCTCTGTCTCTGT AGAAAATGCGGGGTTATTGGCCTTGACACGAGTTGGCAGTCGAAGGGTTGTCCAGATAGCTGCAGGCTTCATGATATTCTTCTCTATTCTTG GAAAATTTGGAGCTGTGTTTGCTTCAATTCCCGCACCCATCATTGCTGCTTTATACTGTCTCTTCTTTGCGTACGTGGGAGCTGGAGGTTTGAGTTTCCTTCAATTCTGCAACTTAAACAGCTTCAGGACCAAGTTCATCTTAGGCTTTTCGGTCTTCCTTGGCTTGTCCATCCCTCAGTACTTCAATGAGTACACCGCAATCAAAGGATATGGTCCAGTCCACACTGGGGCTCGTTGG TTCAACGATATGGTGAATGTTCCGTTCTCCTCAGAGCCTTTTGTTGCTGGCAGCGTCGCCTTCTTCTTGGACAACACATTGCACAAGAAAGACTCTTCGATAAGGAAAGACCGAGGAAAGCACTGGTGGGACAAGTTTAGATCTTTCAAAGGTGATACAAGAAGTGAAGAATTCTACTCTCTTCCTTTCAATCTCAACAAGTATTTCCCATCTGTCTGA
- the LOC104740524 gene encoding uncharacterized protein LOC104740524 produces MISDSITNASATAAPPSTSRDCGKKKRNNKSAKIKQNKLGLRREQWLSQVAVSNKGGGKEESSVNRSGKPDRRSNQPPVVESLDGVHNNNGGNTNGHHESFMESPSNSSMGGTDISTNYSGRSSRSSSSSSGFCSGNITEEDNAEDDDDDDGCVDDWEAVADALAAEEENEKENHLRESAKVEESVAQSSSNVGDSVSGASGAVCVEDAKQDCLRVASRNQKSNRAWRPDDDLRPQGLPNLAKQLSFPELDKRFSSVAIPSSCPICYEDLDLTDSNFLPCPCGFRLCLFCHKTICDGDGRCPGCRKPYERIAVKAETSIQGGGGLTIRLARSSSMFCKF; encoded by the exons ATGATTTCAGATTCGATCACCAACGCTTCTGCTACTGCGGCTCCTCCTAGCACCTCGAGAGAttgtggaaagaagaagagg AACAATAAGTCTGCTAAGATAAAGCAGAACAAGCTTGGTCTCCGCCGTGAGCAATGGCTTTCTCAAG TTGCGGTGAGCAATAAGGGAGGAGGTAAAGAGGAGAGTAGTGTTAATCGCAGTGGGAAGCCTGATCGGAGAAGTAACCAACCACCAGTGGTGGAGAGTTTAGATGGGGTGCATAATAATAACGGTGGGAATACTAATGGTCATCATGAGAGTTTTATGGAGTCACCTTCTAATAGCTCTATGGGAGGTACAGATATAAGTACTAACTACAGTGGGAGGAGTAGCAGGAGTAGTAGTAGCAGCAGTGGCTTTTGCTCTGGTAACATAACAGAAGAGGATAAtgcagaggatgatgatgatgatgatgggtgTGTGGATGATTGGGAAGCTGTTGCTGATGCATTAGCGGCtgaggaagagaatgagaaagagaatcATCTCCGTGAGTCTGCCAAAGTGGAAGAGAGTGTTGCACAATCGTCTTCTAATGTGGGTGATTCGGTTAGTGGTGCATCAGGTGCTGTGTGTGTTGAAGATGCAAAGCAGGATTGTTTGAGAGTGGCATCAAGGAATCAGAAGAGTAATAGAGCTTGGAGGCCTGATGATGACCTTCGTCCACAGGGGTTACCTAATTTGGCTAAGCAGCTTAGTTTTCCGGAGCTGGACAAGCGTTTTAGCTCTGTGGCGATTCCATCTTCATGTCCCATCTGCTACGAAGACTTGGACTTAACGGATTCGAATTTCCTGCCTTGTCCTTGCGGATTCAGGCTTTGTCTGTTCTGCCACAAGACCATTTGCGATGGAGATGGACGTTGTCCAGGGTGCAGGAAACCCTATGAACGGATTGCAGTCAAGGCTGAGACTAGTATTCAAGGTGGTGGTGGTCTAACAATTCGGCTGGCTCGTTCGTCTAGCATGTTTTGCAAgttttaa
- the LOC104757104 gene encoding GDSL esterase/lipase At5g62930-like has translation MKELVQGSTSPPVATTIFFGANDAALKGRTSDRQHVPVEEYKDNVRRIVQHLKKCSPTMLIVLITPPPIDEAGRQSYAESLYGEKAMKEPERTNETTGIYAQHCVSLAEELGLRCVNLWSKMQETNDWQKKYLSDGLHLTPEGNGVVFEEVSRVFREAWLSPEEMPLDFPHHSQIDGENPSKAFEERCL, from the exons ATGAAAGAACTGGTTCAA GGCTCTACGTCTCCTCCTGTTGCTACGACTATATTCTTTGGTGCAAACGATGCAGCTCTTAAAGGAAGAACCAGTGATAGGCAACATGTGCCGGTGGAAGAGTACAAAGATAATGTCAGAAGAATTGTTCAGCATTTGAAG AAATGTTCACCTACAATGTTGATTGTGCTTATAACTCCACCACCAATTGATGAAGCTGGGCGGCAAAGTTATGCAGA ATCATTATATGGTGAGAAAGCTATGAAAGAGCCTGAGAGGACGAATGAAACAACGGGAATCTACGCACAACATTGTGTCTCATTAGCCGAGGAACTCGGTCTGCGATGTGTCAACTTATGGTCTAAGATGCAAGAAACCAATGATTGGCAGAAAAAGTACCTAAG TGATGGTTTGCATCTCACGCCTGAAGGCAATGGAGTAGTTTTTGAGGAAGTCTCGAGAGTTTTTAGAGAAGCTTGGCTCTCTCCTGAAGAAATGCCGCTTGATTTCCCTCATCATTCGCAGATCGATGGTGAGAACCCGTCGAAAGCTTTCGAAGAGCGTTGCTTATAA
- the LOC104740542 gene encoding dof zinc finger protein DOF5.6 codes for MGLTSLQVCMDSDWLQEAESSGGSMLDSSTTSPSAADILAACSTRPQASAVAVAAAALMDGGRRLRPPHDHPQKCPRCESTHTKFCYYNNYSLSQPRYFCKTCRRYWTKGGTLRNIPVGGGCRKNKKPSSSNSSSSTSSGKKPSNIVTTNTTDLMALAQSHQNYQNSPLGFSHFGGMMGSYSTPEHSNVGFLESKYGGLLSQSPRPIDFLDSKFDLMGVNNDNLVMVDHGSNGDHHHHHHHMGLHHGLGLNNNNGGFNGISPGSNGNGGGLMDISACQRLMLSSYDHQHYNHQEDHQRVTTLTDVKPNPKLLSLDWQQDQCYSNGGGNGGVGKSDGGGYGGGGYINGLGSSWNGLMNGYGSSTKTNSLV; via the coding sequence ATACTCGCTGCTTGCAGCACTAGACCACAAGCCTCGGCCGTGGCTGTAGCTGCCGCGGCTCTGATGGACGGCGGAAGGAGGTTGCGTCCACCTCACGACCATCCTCAAAAGTGTCCTCGTTGCGAGTCAACACACACTAAGTTCTGTTACTACAATAACTATAGCCTCTCTCAGCCTCGTTACTTCTGCAAGACTTGTCGCCGTTACTGGACCAAAGGCGGCACTCTAAGGAATATTCCAGTAGGTGGTGGATGCCggaaaaacaagaaaccatcTTCCTCTAATTCATCCTCCTCCACTTCTTCCGGCAAAAAGCCATCCAACATCGTTACCACTAATACCACTGATCTTATGGCGTTAGCACAATCTCATCAGAATTACCAAAATTCACCTTTAGGATTTTCACACTTTGGTGGGATGATGGGGTCTTACTCAACTCCGGAGCACAGTAACGTTGGTTTCTTGGAGAGCAAGTATGGGGGTTTACTTTCGCAGAGCCCTAGACCTATTGATTTCCTGGACAGTAAGTTTGATCTCATGGGAGTGAATAATGACAACCTGGTCATGGTCGATCATGGAAGTAAcggagatcatcatcatcatcatcatcacatggGTCTGCATCACGGGTTAGGTCTTAATAACAACAATGGTGGATTTAATGGGATATCTCCGggaagcaatggaaatggaggTGGTCTCATGGATATCTCGGCATGCCAAAGACTTATGCTATCTAGTTATGATCATCAACATTATAAtcatcaagaagatcatcaaaggGTAACTACATTAACGGATGTGAAGCCAAATCCGAAGTTATTATCGCTTGATTGGCAGCAAGATCAATGCTACTCCAATGGTGGTGGTAACGGAGGCGTAGGAAAATCTGACGGTGGTGGCTACGGTGGAGGTGGCTATATCAACGGTTTAGGTTCATCGTGGAACGGTTTGATGAATGGTTATGGATCCTCCACTAAAACAAACTCCTTGGTTTGA
- the LOC104740500 gene encoding nucleobase-ascorbate transporter 6 isoform X1: MAGGGAPAPKADEPQPHPPKDQLPNISYCITSPPPWPEAILLGFQHYLVMLGTTVLIPTALVPQMGGGYEEKAKVIQTILFVAGINTLLQTLFGTRLPAVIGASYTFVPTTISIILSGRFSDTSNPIERFERIMRATQGALIVASTLQMILGFSGLWRNVVRFLSPISAVPLVGLVGFGLYEFGFPGVAKCIEIGLPELLILVFVSQYLPHVIKSGKNVFDRFAVIFAVVIVWIYAHLLTVGGAYNGAAPTTQTSCRTDRAGIIGAAPWIRVPWPFQWGAPSFDAGEAFAMMMASFVALVESTGAFVSVSRYASATMLPPSILSRGVGWQGVAILISGLFGTGAGSSVSVENAGLLALTRVGSRRVVQIAAGFMIFFSILGKFGAVFASIPAPIIAALYCLFFAYVGAGGLSFLQFCNLNSFRTKFILGFSVFLGLSIPQYFNEYTAIKGYGPVHTGARWFNDMVNVPFSSEPFVAGSVAFFLDNTLHKKDSSIRKDRGKHWWDKFRSFKGDTRSEEFYSLPFNLNKYFPSV, encoded by the exons ATGGCAGGGGGTGGAGCTCCAGCGCCCAAAGCAGATGAACCTCAACCTCATCCTCCTAAAGATCAACTTCCCAACATTTCTTACTGTATCACCAGTCCTCCCCCTTGGC CTGAAGCTATTCTTCTTGGATTTCAACATTACCTTGTGATGCTTGGCACAACAGTGCTCATACCTACTGCTCTTGTTCCTCAGATGGGAGGTGGATAC GAAGAGAAGGCAAAGGTGATCCAGACTATTCTCTTTGTTGCTGGAATCAACACACTGCTCCAAACGCTGTTCGGGACTAGGTTGCCTGCTGTTATTGGAGCTTCCTACACCTTTGTACCGACGACAATATCCATCATCCTCTCTGGTAGATTCAGTGATACCTCAAATCCTATTGAG aGATTTGAGAGGATAATGCGGGCAACCCAAGGCGCCTTGATTGTTGCTTCTACCCTTCAGATGATTCTTGGTTTCAGTGGTCTCTGGCGTAATGTTGTTAG GTTCTTAAGTCCTATTTCAGCTGTTCCCCTGGTGGGTCTCGTTGGTTTTGGGCTGTATGAGTTTGGTTTCCCTGGG GTTGCTAAATGCATAGAGATTGGACTGCCTGAGCTTCTTATTCTAGTATTCGTTTCACAG TACCTGCCTCATGTGATCAAATCAGGGAAAAATGTGTTTGACCGATTTGCTGTGATATTCGCGGTGGTGATTGTGTGGATCTATGCTCATCTTCTTACAGTTGGTGGGGCTTACAATGGTGCTGCACCAACTACACAAACAAGTTGCAGGACAGATCGTGCTGGAATCATAGGTGCTGCCCCATG gATAAGAGTTCCATGGCCTTTCCAGTGGGGTGCCCCGTCGTTTGATGCTGGAGAAGCTTTCGCAATGATGATGGCTTCTTTTGTTGCTCTAGTTGAG TCAACCGGTGCTTTTGTCTCTGTCTCTCGATACGCAAGTGCAACGATGTTGCCACCATCTATTCTCAGCCGCGGTGTTGGCTGGCAG GGAGTTGCGATTCTAATATCAGGGTTGTTTGGTACTGGAGCTGGTTCCTCTGTCTCTGT AGAAAATGCGGGGTTATTGGCCTTGACACGAGTTGGCAGTCGAAGGGTTGTCCAGATAGCTGCAGGCTTCATGATATTCTTCTCTATTCTTG GAAAATTTGGAGCTGTGTTTGCTTCAATTCCCGCACCCATCATTGCTGCTTTATACTGTCTCTTCTTTGCGTACGTGGGAGCTGGAGGTTTGAGTTTCCTTCAATTCTGCAACTTAAACAGCTTCAGGACCAAGTTCATCTTAGGCTTTTCGGTCTTCCTTGGCTTGTCCATCCCTCAGTACTTCAATGAGTACACCGCAATCAAAGGATATGGTCCAGTCCACACTGGGGCTCGTTGG TTCAACGATATGGTGAATGTTCCGTTCTCCTCAGAGCCTTTTGTTGCTGGCAGCGTCGCCTTCTTCTTGGACAACACATTGCACAAGAAAGACTCTTCGATAAGGAAAGACCGAGGAAAGCACTGGTGGGACAAGTTTAGATCTTTCAAAGGTGATACAAGAAGTGAAGAATTCTACTCTCTTCCTTTCAATCTCAACAAGTATTTCCCATCTGTCTGA